The Kryptolebias marmoratus isolate JLee-2015 linkage group LG1, ASM164957v2, whole genome shotgun sequence sequence tttcacaaaaagCCCACCCATAATACCTTAGCTAAGGCCTTTAAGTGTTATTGCACAAGCTGCATTGCTCAAAGCTTTATCCTGATGATCCGCAGTCTTGCAAGTCATTGACCACCACCTTTGTCAGGTGCATTGAGATTCATTAAATTAGCCACAGGTTTTTGCTTTTaccattatttattttcctcccaAGTGTATATAGTTACATGCGCTTGCTTATCCTCTTGTATACAATTCCACCAACAGTCATTGTCTGTGGAGAGAAGGGAAGGTTAAATTAGCAACATTAAAGAACGAGCCATTTTCTTCtcacgcacacaaacaaaacttacATTAACAATTGTGTTCGGATCCATCATTTCTGTGACGGACTCAACTCCTTTCAGAGAAACCTTCAGCTTGCCGCCGTCTCGTACAACCACTCCCTATTAGAGGGTACACAAGTTTATACACCAAGGCTAAATTTCAGGgtttctctccccccccccccccacttaaaaaaagtttctttaccTTGACCTTCTCTCCAGTCATAGTCTCCAGCTCAGTCTCCTGGCCGATTGTGAACTCGTTGGCCATGACCTTTGAGCCAGTAGTGATCGTCACCTTGAAGTGGTCGCCAGTCTCCTGAATTTCAGAGATGCTCTTGATGTCTTTTCCTTTCTGGATGAGCTCGTCAGAAAGCCCTGCGACAGAGGGCCTTTGGTTAAAAGGGCTGAACAGCCACAGTTTGAAAGCAGAGGCAAAGAAACTCCAGACTCACCAATGGCCTTCATGAAAGGCTCAAAGTTCTCCTGAGACTCCAGCTGGTATTTTCCAGAGAAAGACATGATGGCAGACAGTGAAGGTAGAGTAAGGAGCAGCGATCCGCCTATTTTATACTCTCCAACTGCAGGAGCTCAATGATTAACCTCAGGTGACTCAAATTAAGGCAGCTGTAGGTCATCCTGTGCTGCAACAGAGAGGATCGACCACAGCAGATAAAGGTGCCAGAGGACagataaaagaagcacaaagcaGTTTGACTCAAGTTTAGCAATCCTTAATGCATAGGAGAAAGCAGGAAAGGCGACACAGTCCtttgaattaaataaatgtgattaagGGTCAAAAAATTTGCACTCATTGATGGATGATGACATACTCCAAAAACTGCAGACAGGACTAGAAGTTTCTTCTTCCTTCAATATTTGCTGATTTCTGTCCcttctttacatttttcctttttgtttttgacctttctttatttattctacaTCTTTCTCTACTTTCTTTAATCTGtcgtttctttttgtctgttttcttcatctttatttgcacatttttatgaTACGAGACTCATAAGCGCCTGAAGATTTAAGATGTTTCTATCTATGTGTTGAatgtcatctgtaaaaatgaaggcagtaaaaaaaatatcaagcaAATTAATTTaagggatttattttaaaaaaataacgaaaaataaataaataaccgtCAAGGAATATTTCCCTTTAGCAAATTTATTGTCCTCTGgttgtttaaatctaaaatttttctctttttttaagaagGTTTAGTGCTTTTTCACCAGCTGCTGGTCATAAATCTGCAGCATGACCTATGGTCCAAATTTGATTTCAAAGGAACTTTGATCAGGTGATCTCATCTCTGAAGGTAAGATTTTTGAAGAGTAAAAAGAGGTTTCTTCATAGAACCCTCTATTTGACCAAGAAGTCTTATTAAGCACAGCCTAAAGTCATCTGTAATCTgtattttaactgtattttgtgtgttttttttaccctgttGTGTTTGAAATGAATTAGTTTGACCTTAATCCTACAAGTGAACATATTGCAGCCAAGAAGATAACAAAGAGGGGATCAAAGGTGACAAGATAATCACCCTAAAGGTTGCAACAGTGATACAGAGTCACTGGAGTTGCCAAGAAAGTACAAACAACCACATGTGAGGATCTGATAGATAGAAGCCAGTCGTGGAATATGATCGAATGCAGAGCGCGATAAGACTAATGCTGACTTGTTCTTCAGtgtgtgcaggaaaaaaaaccaacaatggGAGGCTTTGAAAGACTAAGCAACATCATTTTATACTCTCTCCAAACTTTATTTATGCAGAAATCTGGATGATCTGTCCACTTTCATCCCTATTTTCATAcatgaaaatatttcaacaaaggCACTCTACAGAAGCACTCCAAGAGAAAGAGCAAAAGGTGATGACAGA is a genomic window containing:
- the LOC108233778 gene encoding fatty acid-binding protein, liver-type — encoded protein: MSFSGKYQLESQENFEPFMKAIGLSDELIQKGKDIKSISEIQETGDHFKVTITTGSKVMANEFTIGQETELETMTGEKVKGVVVRDGGKLKVSLKGVESVTEMMDPNTIVNTMTVGGIVYKRISKRM